A section of the Mastomys coucha isolate ucsf_1 unplaced genomic scaffold, UCSF_Mcou_1 pScaffold15, whole genome shotgun sequence genome encodes:
- the Znf512b gene encoding zinc finger protein 512B isoform X3 — protein MTESFCVGGGRRLQGSSKSGPGKGVNRKEVQLPLLQDPPKLGMPVVHSGHTVPSQAPLCFDPGNSASDKTEGKKKGRPKAENQALRDIPLSLMNQWKDEFKAHSRVKCPNSGCWLEFPSIYGLKYHYQRCQGVRGCGSGKRRPGGASGQRPPGPHPTPALPAQGAISDRLAFPCPFCEAAFTSKTQLEKHRIWNHMDHPLPAPKPGPVSRPVTINRPVGVSKPIGVSKPVTVGKPVGVSKPIGISKPVTVSRPIPVTKPVTVSRPMQVSRPVPVNKPIPVTKPVPLTKHMPVTKLVTVSKPVPLTKPVPVSRPIVVSKPVPVSKPIAISRHTPPCKMVLLSKSENKTLRATGKNSNKKRAADSLDTCPILPKQARSENGEYGPSTVDQSMTFPLSTDPSNSSLLPGSRPLMGKEALRPIGPMSQPEEDPERTKHRRKQKTPKKFTGEQPSISGTFGLKGLAKAEDKARVHRSKKQEGSGTEEVRKKVLATPVTVSKEAPTPMAHPAPGGPEEQWQRAIHERGEAVCPTCNVVTRKTLVGLKKHMEVCHKLQEALKCQHCRKQFKSKAGLNYHTMAEHSAKPTDAEASEGGEQEERERLRKVLKQMGRLRCPQEGCGAAFSSLMGYQYHQRRCGKPPCEVDSPSFPCTHCGKTYRSKAGHDYHVRSEHTAPPPEEPTDKIPEAEELLGVERTPSGRIRRTSAQVAVFHLQEIAEDELARDWTKRRMKDDLVPETARLNYTRPGLPTLNPQLLEAWKNEVKEKGHVNCPNDCCEAIYSSVSGLKAHLASCSKGDHLVGKYRCLLCPKEFSSESGVKYHILKTHGENWFRTSADLPSKHKSQDSLMPRKEKKKSLSGGKKRGRKPKERSSEEPASQLPPNRDDWPPGGRDRGSRSSSGKKAGAGKAPEK, from the exons ATGACTGAATCCTTCTGTGTTGGAGGAGGCCGTCGGCTTCAAGGATCCAGCAAAAGTGGACCTGGAAAGGGAGTCAACCGGAAGGAGGTCCAGCTTCCCTTGTTGCAGGACCCACCAAAGCTAG GGATGCCAGTGGTCCACAGTGGACATACAGTGCCTAGCCAGGCCCCACTCTGCTTTGACCCTGGAAACTCAGCCAGTGAcaagacagaagggaagaaaaaagggaggcCGAAAGCCGAGAACCAAGCTCTCCGAGATATTCCT CTCTCTCTGATGAACCAGTGGAAAGATGAATTCAAGGCACACTCAAGGGTGAAGTGTCCAAACTCAGGGTGCTGGCTAGAGTTCCCCAGCATCTATGGGCTCAAGTACCACTATCAGCGGTGCCAAGGGGTAAGGGGCTGTGGGTCAGGGAAGAGGAGGCCTGGGGGTGCATCTGGGCAGAGGCCCCCGGGGCCCCATCCCACACCTGCCCTCCCTGCCCAGGGCGCTATCTCAGATAGGCTGGCCTTCCCTTGCCCCTTCTGCGAGGCCGCATTCACCTCCAAGACCCAGCTGGAGAAGCACCGGATTTGGAATCACATGGACCATCCCCTACCTGCCCCCAAGCCTGGCCCAGTCAGCCGGCCAGTCACCATCAATCGGCCTGTTGGGGTCAGCAAACCCATCGGAGTGAGCAAACCTGTTACTGTTGGCAAACCAGTGGGAGTCAGCAAGCCCATTGGCATCAGTAAACCAGTTACAGTCAGTAGGCCTATACCAGTCACCAAGCCTGTCACAGTCAGTAGGCCCATGCAAGTCTCTAGGCCTGTGCCTGTCAACAAGCCCATCCCAGTCACCAAACCTGTGCCACTCACCAAACATATGCCAGTTACCAAGCTTGTGACTGTTTCAAAACCTGTGCCACTCACCAAGCCAGTACCAGTCAGCAGGCCCATTGTGGTCAGCAAGCCTGTGCCGGTCAGCAAGCCCATCGCCATCAGCAGACACACACCACCCTGCAAAATGGTGTTGCTGTCCAAATCTGAGAACAAAACACTTCGTGCTACAGGCAAGAACAGCAATAAGAAAAG GGCTGCAGACAGTTTGGACACATGCCCCATCTTGCCTAAGCAGGCAAGGTCAGAGAATGGAGAATATGGCCCATCTACCGTGGACCAGAGTATGACCTTCCCGCTGAGCACAGATCCTAGCAACAGCTCCCTGCTGCCAGGCAGCAGGCCCCTGATGGGCAAAGAGGCACTGCGTCCTATAGGCCCCATGTCCCAGCCAGAGGAAGACCCTGAGCGCACAAAGCACA gaaggaaacagaaaacaccGAAGAAATTCACAGGGGAGCAACCATCTATCTCAGGGACCTTTGGGCTCAAAG gcCTGGCCAAAGCTGAAGACAAGGCTCGAGTTCATCGCTCCAAGAAGCAAGAGGGATCAGGAACTGAGGAAGTGCGGAAGAAGGTGCTGGCCACCCCTGTCACTGTCAGCAAGGAGGCACCAACTCCTATGGCCCACCCAGCCCCAG GTGGCCCTGAGGAGCAGTGGCAACGAGCCATCCATGAACGGGGGGAGGCTGTTTGCCCCACCTGCAATGTGGTTACCCGGAAGACCCTCGTGGGGCTCAAAAAGCACATGGAAGTATGTCATAAG TTGCAGGAAGCACTCAAATGCCAGCACTGCCGAAAACAATTCAagtccaaggctggcctcaactaCCACACCATGGCTGAACACAGTGCCAAG CCCACGGATGCTGAGGCCTCTGAAGGGGGAGAACAGGAGGAACGGGAGAGGCTTCGAAAGGTGCTGAAGCAGATGGGAAGACTGCGCTGCCCACAAGAG GGCTGCGGGGCTGCCTTCTCCAGCCTCATGGGTTATCAATACCACCAGCGGCGCTGTGGAAAGCCACCCTGTGAGGTAGACAGTCCCTCCTTCCCCTGTACCCACTGTGGCAAGACTTACCGATCCAAGGCTGGCCACGACTATCATGTGCGTTCAGAGCACACAGCCCCG CCCCCTGAGGAGCCCACAGACAAGATCCCAGAAGCTGAGGAGCTGCTTGGGGTAGAACGAACCCCAAGTGGTCGCATCCGTCGAACGTCGGCCCAGGTTGCCGTGTTCCACCTACAGGAGATTGCAGAGGATGAACTCGCCCGTGACTGGACCAAACGACGCATGAAGGATGACCTTGTGCCTGAGACTGCACGG CTCAACTACACTCGGCCAGGCCTCCCCACACTTAACCCTCAGCTGCTGGAGGCATGGAAGAATGAAGTCAAGGAGAAGGGCCATGTGAACTGTCCCAATGAT TGCTGTGAAGCCATCTACTCCAGTGTTTCCGGCCTCAAGGCACATCTTGCCAGCTGCAGCAAG GGGGACCATCTGGTGGGGAAGTACCGCTGTTTGCTGTGTCCCAAAGAGTTCAGCTCTGAGAGCGGTGTCAAGTACCACATCCTTAAGACCCATGGAGAG AATTGGTTCCGGACCTCAGCTGACTTGCCTTCCAAACACAAGAGCCAGGACTCCTTGATGcctaggaaagagaagaagaaaagtctGTCAGGAGGAAAGAAGCGGGGCCGCAAACCCAAGGAACGGTCCTCTGAGGAGCCAGCATCTCAGCTCCCCCCTAACAGGGATGACTGgcccccaggaggcagagacagggggtcCCGGAGCTCCAGTGGGAAGAAGGCTGGAGCTGGGAAGGCACCTGAAAAGTGA
- the Znf512b gene encoding zinc finger protein 512B isoform X2: protein MTESFCVGGGRRLQGSSKSGPGKGVNRKEVQLPLLQDPPKLGMPVVHSGHTVPSQAPLCFDPGNSASDKTEGKKKGRPKAENQALRDIPLSLMNQWKDEFKAHSRVKCPNSGCWLEFPSIYGLKYHYQRCQGVRGCGSGKRRPGGASGQRPPGPHPTPALPAQGAISDRLAFPCPFCEAAFTSKTQLEKHRIWNHMDHPLPAPKPGPVSRPVTINRPVGVSKPIGVSKPVTVGKPVGVSKPIGISKPVTVSRPIPVTKPVTVSRPMQVSRPVPVNKPIPVTKPVPLTKHMPVTKLVTVSKPVPLTKPVPVSRPIVVSKPVPVSKPIAISRHTPPCKMVLLSKSENKTLRATGKNSNKKRAADSLDTCPILPKQARSENGEYGPSTVDQSMTFPLSTDPSNSSLLPGSRPLMGKEALRPIGPMSQPEEDPERTKHRRKQKTPKKFTGEQPSISGTFGLKGLAKAEDKARVHRSKKQEGSGTEEVRKKVLATPVTVSKEAPTPMAHPAPGGGCLAGPRTGGPEEQWQRAIHERGEAVCPTCNVVTRKTLVGLKKHMEVCHKLQEALKCQHCRKQFKSKAGLNYHTMAEHSAKPTDAEASEGGEQEERERLRKVLKQMGRLRCPQEGCGAAFSSLMGYQYHQRRCGKPPCEVDSPSFPCTHCGKTYRSKAGHDYHVRSEHTAPPPEEPTDKIPEAEELLGVERTPSGRIRRTSAQVAVFHLQEIAEDELARDWTKRRMKDDLVPETARLNYTRPGLPTLNPQLLEAWKNEVKEKGHVNCPNDCCEAIYSSVSGLKAHLASCSKGDHLVGKYRCLLCPKEFSSESGVKYHILKTHGENWFRTSADLPSKHKSQDSLMPRKEKKKSLSGGKKRGRKPKERSSEEPASQLPPNRDDWPPGGRDRGSRSSSGKKAGAGKAPEK from the exons ATGACTGAATCCTTCTGTGTTGGAGGAGGCCGTCGGCTTCAAGGATCCAGCAAAAGTGGACCTGGAAAGGGAGTCAACCGGAAGGAGGTCCAGCTTCCCTTGTTGCAGGACCCACCAAAGCTAG GGATGCCAGTGGTCCACAGTGGACATACAGTGCCTAGCCAGGCCCCACTCTGCTTTGACCCTGGAAACTCAGCCAGTGAcaagacagaagggaagaaaaaagggaggcCGAAAGCCGAGAACCAAGCTCTCCGAGATATTCCT CTCTCTCTGATGAACCAGTGGAAAGATGAATTCAAGGCACACTCAAGGGTGAAGTGTCCAAACTCAGGGTGCTGGCTAGAGTTCCCCAGCATCTATGGGCTCAAGTACCACTATCAGCGGTGCCAAGGGGTAAGGGGCTGTGGGTCAGGGAAGAGGAGGCCTGGGGGTGCATCTGGGCAGAGGCCCCCGGGGCCCCATCCCACACCTGCCCTCCCTGCCCAGGGCGCTATCTCAGATAGGCTGGCCTTCCCTTGCCCCTTCTGCGAGGCCGCATTCACCTCCAAGACCCAGCTGGAGAAGCACCGGATTTGGAATCACATGGACCATCCCCTACCTGCCCCCAAGCCTGGCCCAGTCAGCCGGCCAGTCACCATCAATCGGCCTGTTGGGGTCAGCAAACCCATCGGAGTGAGCAAACCTGTTACTGTTGGCAAACCAGTGGGAGTCAGCAAGCCCATTGGCATCAGTAAACCAGTTACAGTCAGTAGGCCTATACCAGTCACCAAGCCTGTCACAGTCAGTAGGCCCATGCAAGTCTCTAGGCCTGTGCCTGTCAACAAGCCCATCCCAGTCACCAAACCTGTGCCACTCACCAAACATATGCCAGTTACCAAGCTTGTGACTGTTTCAAAACCTGTGCCACTCACCAAGCCAGTACCAGTCAGCAGGCCCATTGTGGTCAGCAAGCCTGTGCCGGTCAGCAAGCCCATCGCCATCAGCAGACACACACCACCCTGCAAAATGGTGTTGCTGTCCAAATCTGAGAACAAAACACTTCGTGCTACAGGCAAGAACAGCAATAAGAAAAG GGCTGCAGACAGTTTGGACACATGCCCCATCTTGCCTAAGCAGGCAAGGTCAGAGAATGGAGAATATGGCCCATCTACCGTGGACCAGAGTATGACCTTCCCGCTGAGCACAGATCCTAGCAACAGCTCCCTGCTGCCAGGCAGCAGGCCCCTGATGGGCAAAGAGGCACTGCGTCCTATAGGCCCCATGTCCCAGCCAGAGGAAGACCCTGAGCGCACAAAGCACA gaaggaaacagaaaacaccGAAGAAATTCACAGGGGAGCAACCATCTATCTCAGGGACCTTTGGGCTCAAAG gcCTGGCCAAAGCTGAAGACAAGGCTCGAGTTCATCGCTCCAAGAAGCAAGAGGGATCAGGAACTGAGGAAGTGCGGAAGAAGGTGCTGGCCACCCCTGTCACTGTCAGCAAGGAGGCACCAACTCCTATGGCCCACCCAGCCCCAGGTGGGGGCTGCCTGGCAGGACCCAGGACAG GTGGCCCTGAGGAGCAGTGGCAACGAGCCATCCATGAACGGGGGGAGGCTGTTTGCCCCACCTGCAATGTGGTTACCCGGAAGACCCTCGTGGGGCTCAAAAAGCACATGGAAGTATGTCATAAG TTGCAGGAAGCACTCAAATGCCAGCACTGCCGAAAACAATTCAagtccaaggctggcctcaactaCCACACCATGGCTGAACACAGTGCCAAG CCCACGGATGCTGAGGCCTCTGAAGGGGGAGAACAGGAGGAACGGGAGAGGCTTCGAAAGGTGCTGAAGCAGATGGGAAGACTGCGCTGCCCACAAGAG GGCTGCGGGGCTGCCTTCTCCAGCCTCATGGGTTATCAATACCACCAGCGGCGCTGTGGAAAGCCACCCTGTGAGGTAGACAGTCCCTCCTTCCCCTGTACCCACTGTGGCAAGACTTACCGATCCAAGGCTGGCCACGACTATCATGTGCGTTCAGAGCACACAGCCCCG CCCCCTGAGGAGCCCACAGACAAGATCCCAGAAGCTGAGGAGCTGCTTGGGGTAGAACGAACCCCAAGTGGTCGCATCCGTCGAACGTCGGCCCAGGTTGCCGTGTTCCACCTACAGGAGATTGCAGAGGATGAACTCGCCCGTGACTGGACCAAACGACGCATGAAGGATGACCTTGTGCCTGAGACTGCACGG CTCAACTACACTCGGCCAGGCCTCCCCACACTTAACCCTCAGCTGCTGGAGGCATGGAAGAATGAAGTCAAGGAGAAGGGCCATGTGAACTGTCCCAATGAT TGCTGTGAAGCCATCTACTCCAGTGTTTCCGGCCTCAAGGCACATCTTGCCAGCTGCAGCAAG GGGGACCATCTGGTGGGGAAGTACCGCTGTTTGCTGTGTCCCAAAGAGTTCAGCTCTGAGAGCGGTGTCAAGTACCACATCCTTAAGACCCATGGAGAG AATTGGTTCCGGACCTCAGCTGACTTGCCTTCCAAACACAAGAGCCAGGACTCCTTGATGcctaggaaagagaagaagaaaagtctGTCAGGAGGAAAGAAGCGGGGCCGCAAACCCAAGGAACGGTCCTCTGAGGAGCCAGCATCTCAGCTCCCCCCTAACAGGGATGACTGgcccccaggaggcagagacagggggtcCCGGAGCTCCAGTGGGAAGAAGGCTGGAGCTGGGAAGGCACCTGAAAAGTGA
- the Znf512b gene encoding zinc finger protein 512B isoform X7, with product MTESFCVGGGRRLQGSSKSGPGKGVNRKEVQLPLLQDPPKLGMPVVHSGHTVPSQAPLCFDPGNSASDKTEGKKKGRPKAENQALRDIPGAISDRLAFPCPFCEAAFTSKTQLEKHRIWNHMDHPLPAPKPGPVSRPVTINRPVGVSKPIGVSKPVTVGKPVGVSKPIGISKPVTVSRPIPVTKPVTVSRPMQVSRPVPVNKPIPVTKPVPLTKHMPVTKLVTVSKPVPLTKPVPVSRPIVVSKPVPVSKPIAISRHTPPCKMVLLSKSENKTLRATGKNSNKKRAADSLDTCPILPKQARSENGEYGPSTVDQSMTFPLSTDPSNSSLLPGSRPLMGKEALRPIGPMSQPEEDPERTKHRRKQKTPKKFTGEQPSISGTFGLKGLAKAEDKARVHRSKKQEGSGTEEVRKKVLATPVTVSKEAPTPMAHPAPGGGCLAGPRTGLHGGPEEQWQRAIHERGEAVCPTCNVVTRKTLVGLKKHMEVCHKLQEALKCQHCRKQFKSKAGLNYHTMAEHSAKPTDAEASEGGEQEERERLRKVLKQMGRLRCPQEGCGAAFSSLMGYQYHQRRCGKPPCEVDSPSFPCTHCGKTYRSKAGHDYHVRSEHTAPPPEEPTDKIPEAEELLGVERTPSGRIRRTSAQVAVFHLQEIAEDELARDWTKRRMKDDLVPETARLNYTRPGLPTLNPQLLEAWKNEVKEKGHVNCPNDCCEAIYSSVSGLKAHLASCSKGDHLVGKYRCLLCPKEFSSESGVKYHILKTHGENWFRTSADLPSKHKSQDSLMPRKEKKKSLSGGKKRGRKPKERSSEEPASQLPPNRDDWPPGGRDRGSRSSSGKKAGAGKAPEK from the exons ATGACTGAATCCTTCTGTGTTGGAGGAGGCCGTCGGCTTCAAGGATCCAGCAAAAGTGGACCTGGAAAGGGAGTCAACCGGAAGGAGGTCCAGCTTCCCTTGTTGCAGGACCCACCAAAGCTAG GGATGCCAGTGGTCCACAGTGGACATACAGTGCCTAGCCAGGCCCCACTCTGCTTTGACCCTGGAAACTCAGCCAGTGAcaagacagaagggaagaaaaaagggaggcCGAAAGCCGAGAACCAAGCTCTCCGAGATATTCCT GGCGCTATCTCAGATAGGCTGGCCTTCCCTTGCCCCTTCTGCGAGGCCGCATTCACCTCCAAGACCCAGCTGGAGAAGCACCGGATTTGGAATCACATGGACCATCCCCTACCTGCCCCCAAGCCTGGCCCAGTCAGCCGGCCAGTCACCATCAATCGGCCTGTTGGGGTCAGCAAACCCATCGGAGTGAGCAAACCTGTTACTGTTGGCAAACCAGTGGGAGTCAGCAAGCCCATTGGCATCAGTAAACCAGTTACAGTCAGTAGGCCTATACCAGTCACCAAGCCTGTCACAGTCAGTAGGCCCATGCAAGTCTCTAGGCCTGTGCCTGTCAACAAGCCCATCCCAGTCACCAAACCTGTGCCACTCACCAAACATATGCCAGTTACCAAGCTTGTGACTGTTTCAAAACCTGTGCCACTCACCAAGCCAGTACCAGTCAGCAGGCCCATTGTGGTCAGCAAGCCTGTGCCGGTCAGCAAGCCCATCGCCATCAGCAGACACACACCACCCTGCAAAATGGTGTTGCTGTCCAAATCTGAGAACAAAACACTTCGTGCTACAGGCAAGAACAGCAATAAGAAAAG GGCTGCAGACAGTTTGGACACATGCCCCATCTTGCCTAAGCAGGCAAGGTCAGAGAATGGAGAATATGGCCCATCTACCGTGGACCAGAGTATGACCTTCCCGCTGAGCACAGATCCTAGCAACAGCTCCCTGCTGCCAGGCAGCAGGCCCCTGATGGGCAAAGAGGCACTGCGTCCTATAGGCCCCATGTCCCAGCCAGAGGAAGACCCTGAGCGCACAAAGCACA gaaggaaacagaaaacaccGAAGAAATTCACAGGGGAGCAACCATCTATCTCAGGGACCTTTGGGCTCAAAG gcCTGGCCAAAGCTGAAGACAAGGCTCGAGTTCATCGCTCCAAGAAGCAAGAGGGATCAGGAACTGAGGAAGTGCGGAAGAAGGTGCTGGCCACCCCTGTCACTGTCAGCAAGGAGGCACCAACTCCTATGGCCCACCCAGCCCCAGGTGGGGGCTGCCTGGCAGGACCCAGGACAGGTCTCCATG GTGGCCCTGAGGAGCAGTGGCAACGAGCCATCCATGAACGGGGGGAGGCTGTTTGCCCCACCTGCAATGTGGTTACCCGGAAGACCCTCGTGGGGCTCAAAAAGCACATGGAAGTATGTCATAAG TTGCAGGAAGCACTCAAATGCCAGCACTGCCGAAAACAATTCAagtccaaggctggcctcaactaCCACACCATGGCTGAACACAGTGCCAAG CCCACGGATGCTGAGGCCTCTGAAGGGGGAGAACAGGAGGAACGGGAGAGGCTTCGAAAGGTGCTGAAGCAGATGGGAAGACTGCGCTGCCCACAAGAG GGCTGCGGGGCTGCCTTCTCCAGCCTCATGGGTTATCAATACCACCAGCGGCGCTGTGGAAAGCCACCCTGTGAGGTAGACAGTCCCTCCTTCCCCTGTACCCACTGTGGCAAGACTTACCGATCCAAGGCTGGCCACGACTATCATGTGCGTTCAGAGCACACAGCCCCG CCCCCTGAGGAGCCCACAGACAAGATCCCAGAAGCTGAGGAGCTGCTTGGGGTAGAACGAACCCCAAGTGGTCGCATCCGTCGAACGTCGGCCCAGGTTGCCGTGTTCCACCTACAGGAGATTGCAGAGGATGAACTCGCCCGTGACTGGACCAAACGACGCATGAAGGATGACCTTGTGCCTGAGACTGCACGG CTCAACTACACTCGGCCAGGCCTCCCCACACTTAACCCTCAGCTGCTGGAGGCATGGAAGAATGAAGTCAAGGAGAAGGGCCATGTGAACTGTCCCAATGAT TGCTGTGAAGCCATCTACTCCAGTGTTTCCGGCCTCAAGGCACATCTTGCCAGCTGCAGCAAG GGGGACCATCTGGTGGGGAAGTACCGCTGTTTGCTGTGTCCCAAAGAGTTCAGCTCTGAGAGCGGTGTCAAGTACCACATCCTTAAGACCCATGGAGAG AATTGGTTCCGGACCTCAGCTGACTTGCCTTCCAAACACAAGAGCCAGGACTCCTTGATGcctaggaaagagaagaagaaaagtctGTCAGGAGGAAAGAAGCGGGGCCGCAAACCCAAGGAACGGTCCTCTGAGGAGCCAGCATCTCAGCTCCCCCCTAACAGGGATGACTGgcccccaggaggcagagacagggggtcCCGGAGCTCCAGTGGGAAGAAGGCTGGAGCTGGGAAGGCACCTGAAAAGTGA
- the Znf512b gene encoding zinc finger protein 512B isoform X6 has protein sequence MTESFCVGGGRRLQGSSKSGPGKGVNRKEVQLPLLQDPPKLGMPVVHSGHTVPSQAPLCFDPGNSASDKTEGKKKGRPKAENQALRDIPLSLMNQWKDEFKAHSRVKCPNSGCWLEFPSIYGLKYHYQRCQGVRGCGSGKRRPGGASGQRPPGPHPTPALPAQGAISDRLAFPCPFCEAAFTSKTQLEKHRIWNHMDHPLPAPKPGPVSRPVTINRPVGVSKPIGVSKPVTVGKPVGVSKPIGISKPVTVSRPIPVTKPVTVSRPMQVSRPVPVNKPIPVTKPVPLTKHMPVTKLVTVSKPVPLTKPVPVSRPIVVSKPVPVSKPIAISRHTPPCKMVLLSKSENKTLRATGKNSNKKRAADSLDTCPILPKQARSENGEYGPSTVDQSMTFPLSTDPSNSSLLPGSRPLMGKEALRPIGPMSQPEEDPERTKHRRKQKTPKKFTGEQPSISGTFGLKGLAKAEDKARVHRSKKQEGSGTEEVRKKVLATPVTVSKEAPTPMAHPAPGGGCLAGPRTGLHGGPEEQWQRAIHERGEAVCPTCNVVTRKTLVGLKKHMEVCHKLQEALKCQHCRKQFKSKAGLNYHTMAEHSAKPTDAEASEGGEQEERERLRKVLKQMGRLRCPQEGCGAAFSSLMGYQYHQRRCGKPPCEVDSPSFPCTHCGKTYRSKAGHDYHVRSEHTAPPPEEPTDKIPEAEELLGVERTPSGRIRRTSAQVAVFHLQEIAEDELARDWTKRRMKDDLVPETARLNYTRPGLPTLNPQLLEAWKNEVKEKGHVNCPNDLSPACSAVKPSTPVFPASRHILPAAARGTIWWGSTAVCCVPKSSALRAVSSTTSLRPMERIGSGPQLTCLPNTRARTP, from the exons ATGACTGAATCCTTCTGTGTTGGAGGAGGCCGTCGGCTTCAAGGATCCAGCAAAAGTGGACCTGGAAAGGGAGTCAACCGGAAGGAGGTCCAGCTTCCCTTGTTGCAGGACCCACCAAAGCTAG GGATGCCAGTGGTCCACAGTGGACATACAGTGCCTAGCCAGGCCCCACTCTGCTTTGACCCTGGAAACTCAGCCAGTGAcaagacagaagggaagaaaaaagggaggcCGAAAGCCGAGAACCAAGCTCTCCGAGATATTCCT CTCTCTCTGATGAACCAGTGGAAAGATGAATTCAAGGCACACTCAAGGGTGAAGTGTCCAAACTCAGGGTGCTGGCTAGAGTTCCCCAGCATCTATGGGCTCAAGTACCACTATCAGCGGTGCCAAGGGGTAAGGGGCTGTGGGTCAGGGAAGAGGAGGCCTGGGGGTGCATCTGGGCAGAGGCCCCCGGGGCCCCATCCCACACCTGCCCTCCCTGCCCAGGGCGCTATCTCAGATAGGCTGGCCTTCCCTTGCCCCTTCTGCGAGGCCGCATTCACCTCCAAGACCCAGCTGGAGAAGCACCGGATTTGGAATCACATGGACCATCCCCTACCTGCCCCCAAGCCTGGCCCAGTCAGCCGGCCAGTCACCATCAATCGGCCTGTTGGGGTCAGCAAACCCATCGGAGTGAGCAAACCTGTTACTGTTGGCAAACCAGTGGGAGTCAGCAAGCCCATTGGCATCAGTAAACCAGTTACAGTCAGTAGGCCTATACCAGTCACCAAGCCTGTCACAGTCAGTAGGCCCATGCAAGTCTCTAGGCCTGTGCCTGTCAACAAGCCCATCCCAGTCACCAAACCTGTGCCACTCACCAAACATATGCCAGTTACCAAGCTTGTGACTGTTTCAAAACCTGTGCCACTCACCAAGCCAGTACCAGTCAGCAGGCCCATTGTGGTCAGCAAGCCTGTGCCGGTCAGCAAGCCCATCGCCATCAGCAGACACACACCACCCTGCAAAATGGTGTTGCTGTCCAAATCTGAGAACAAAACACTTCGTGCTACAGGCAAGAACAGCAATAAGAAAAG GGCTGCAGACAGTTTGGACACATGCCCCATCTTGCCTAAGCAGGCAAGGTCAGAGAATGGAGAATATGGCCCATCTACCGTGGACCAGAGTATGACCTTCCCGCTGAGCACAGATCCTAGCAACAGCTCCCTGCTGCCAGGCAGCAGGCCCCTGATGGGCAAAGAGGCACTGCGTCCTATAGGCCCCATGTCCCAGCCAGAGGAAGACCCTGAGCGCACAAAGCACA gaaggaaacagaaaacaccGAAGAAATTCACAGGGGAGCAACCATCTATCTCAGGGACCTTTGGGCTCAAAG gcCTGGCCAAAGCTGAAGACAAGGCTCGAGTTCATCGCTCCAAGAAGCAAGAGGGATCAGGAACTGAGGAAGTGCGGAAGAAGGTGCTGGCCACCCCTGTCACTGTCAGCAAGGAGGCACCAACTCCTATGGCCCACCCAGCCCCAGGTGGGGGCTGCCTGGCAGGACCCAGGACAGGTCTCCATG GTGGCCCTGAGGAGCAGTGGCAACGAGCCATCCATGAACGGGGGGAGGCTGTTTGCCCCACCTGCAATGTGGTTACCCGGAAGACCCTCGTGGGGCTCAAAAAGCACATGGAAGTATGTCATAAG TTGCAGGAAGCACTCAAATGCCAGCACTGCCGAAAACAATTCAagtccaaggctggcctcaactaCCACACCATGGCTGAACACAGTGCCAAG CCCACGGATGCTGAGGCCTCTGAAGGGGGAGAACAGGAGGAACGGGAGAGGCTTCGAAAGGTGCTGAAGCAGATGGGAAGACTGCGCTGCCCACAAGAG GGCTGCGGGGCTGCCTTCTCCAGCCTCATGGGTTATCAATACCACCAGCGGCGCTGTGGAAAGCCACCCTGTGAGGTAGACAGTCCCTCCTTCCCCTGTACCCACTGTGGCAAGACTTACCGATCCAAGGCTGGCCACGACTATCATGTGCGTTCAGAGCACACAGCCCCG CCCCCTGAGGAGCCCACAGACAAGATCCCAGAAGCTGAGGAGCTGCTTGGGGTAGAACGAACCCCAAGTGGTCGCATCCGTCGAACGTCGGCCCAGGTTGCCGTGTTCCACCTACAGGAGATTGCAGAGGATGAACTCGCCCGTGACTGGACCAAACGACGCATGAAGGATGACCTTGTGCCTGAGACTGCACGG CTCAACTACACTCGGCCAGGCCTCCCCACACTTAACCCTCAGCTGCTGGAGGCATGGAAGAATGAAGTCAAGGAGAAGGGCCATGTGAACTGTCCCAATGAT CTATCTCCTGCCTGCAGTGCTGTGAAGCCATCTACTCCAGTGTTTCCGGCCTCAAGGCACATCTTGCCAGCTGCAGCAAG GGGGACCATCTGGTGGGGAAGTACCGCTGTTTGCTGTGTCCCAAAGAGTTCAGCTCTGAGAGCGGTGTCAAGTACCACATCCTTAAGACCCATGGAGAG AATTGGTTCCGGACCTCAGCTGACTTGCCTTCCAAACACAAGAGCCAGGACTCCTTGA